Proteins encoded by one window of Candidatus Krumholzibacteriia bacterium:
- a CDS encoding D-alanine--D-alanine ligase, whose amino-acid sequence MKKLRVLVLVHEDLVPPESLEGHTEKEIALWRTEYDVCHALRGLGHEVHVLGVQTDLGAIRVAIEEKRPHIAFNLLEEFHGVAMYDQHVASYLELMKIPYTGCNPRGLMLSHDKALCRKVLAYHRVPGPRFQVFPMNRRTRLSKRMRFPLFVKSAVEDASFGISQASVVTDEAHLRARVEFVHERIGTDALVEGFVDGREMYVSVLGNERLQAFPVLEMDFGRMPEGSYRIASHKIKWDTEYQDRVDVTVDRAQDLEPAVERRIFRLAKRVYRMLGMSGFARIDLRLDPGDVPHVIEVNANPDLAADDLFAESALLAGVAYDTLIARIVSLGRRYRAQWRTS is encoded by the coding sequence GTGAAGAAACTTCGCGTGCTCGTCCTGGTCCACGAGGACCTGGTCCCCCCCGAGTCGCTGGAAGGCCACACGGAGAAGGAGATCGCGCTCTGGCGCACCGAGTACGACGTGTGCCACGCGCTGCGGGGACTCGGGCACGAGGTCCACGTGCTCGGTGTACAGACCGACCTGGGAGCGATCCGGGTCGCGATCGAGGAAAAGCGTCCCCACATCGCCTTCAACCTGCTCGAGGAGTTCCACGGTGTGGCCATGTACGACCAGCACGTGGCCAGCTACCTCGAGCTGATGAAGATCCCGTACACGGGCTGCAATCCGCGCGGACTCATGCTGTCGCACGACAAGGCCCTCTGCCGGAAGGTCCTCGCCTATCACCGTGTGCCCGGACCTCGCTTCCAGGTCTTTCCCATGAACCGGCGCACCCGTCTTTCGAAGCGGATGCGCTTCCCGCTGTTCGTGAAGAGTGCGGTCGAGGACGCCTCGTTCGGCATCAGTCAGGCTTCGGTGGTGACCGACGAGGCCCACTTGCGCGCTCGGGTGGAATTCGTCCACGAGAGGATCGGCACCGACGCACTGGTCGAGGGATTCGTCGACGGCCGTGAGATGTACGTGAGCGTGCTCGGCAACGAACGGCTGCAGGCCTTCCCCGTGCTCGAGATGGACTTCGGGCGCATGCCCGAGGGCTCCTATCGGATCGCATCGCACAAGATCAAGTGGGACACCGAGTACCAGGACCGCGTGGACGTCACCGTCGACCGTGCGCAGGACCTGGAGCCGGCCGTGGAGCGACGCATCTTCCGGCTGGCCAAGAGGGTGTATCGCATGCTCGGCATGAGCGGCTTCGCCCGCATCGATCTGCGTCTCGACCCCGGCGACGTCCCCCACGTGATCGAGGTCAACGCCAATCCGGATCTCGCCGCCGACGACCTCTTCGCCGAGAGTGCCTTGCTCGCGGGCGTCGCTTACGACACACTGATCGCCCGTATCGTGAGCCTCGGGCGGCGCTACCGCGCCCAGTGGAGAACCAGCTGA
- a CDS encoding RluA family pseudouridine synthase — protein MRSGSIEFDVTTSDEGRRVDAFVAASVGCGRARARELLALGAVMLDGRTLEPSDKGRKLAAGQTLTVSARVDDPDHVVPAPELPLEVLGEGEGWIAVAKPAGVAVHPLRAGETGTLLQRLAARRPEVIGIGEGGRRSGVVHRLDVDTSGVQLFATDAPTHRRLRSAFSGHAIDKVYRAVVVGAIEEHGHAEVDLLVGRHRPARVDVYPAGTGPRGSRTCSTRWRRLESFDGACLVEARPRSGFLHQIRATLADQGHPILGDPVYGPDGADRAPRQMLHASALRVGAIDVTAPDPEDFAEALRRLRGT, from the coding sequence GTGCGTTCCGGGTCCATCGAGTTCGACGTGACCACCAGCGACGAGGGCCGGCGTGTCGACGCCTTCGTCGCCGCGTCCGTGGGATGCGGTCGAGCGCGGGCGCGCGAACTCCTCGCGCTCGGAGCCGTGATGCTCGACGGCCGGACACTGGAGCCGTCGGACAAGGGACGGAAGCTCGCGGCCGGGCAGACGCTGACCGTTTCGGCGCGTGTCGACGATCCCGATCACGTGGTCCCCGCTCCCGAACTCCCGCTCGAGGTCCTGGGCGAAGGCGAGGGCTGGATCGCCGTGGCCAAGCCGGCCGGTGTCGCTGTCCATCCGTTGCGCGCCGGGGAGACGGGTACACTGCTGCAACGCCTCGCCGCGCGGCGTCCGGAGGTGATCGGCATCGGCGAAGGCGGCCGGCGCAGCGGTGTGGTGCACCGCCTGGACGTCGACACCTCCGGGGTTCAGCTCTTCGCCACCGATGCACCCACGCACCGCCGGCTCCGGTCGGCGTTCTCGGGCCACGCGATCGACAAGGTGTACCGAGCCGTGGTGGTCGGAGCGATCGAAGAACACGGTCACGCCGAAGTCGACCTCCTGGTGGGACGGCACCGCCCGGCGCGGGTCGACGTGTACCCGGCCGGCACCGGACCGAGGGGATCGCGCACCTGCTCCACCCGATGGCGTCGGCTCGAGAGCTTCGACGGCGCGTGCCTGGTCGAGGCCCGTCCGCGCTCGGGGTTCCTGCACCAGATCCGTGCGACCCTGGCGGACCAGGGTCATCCGATCCTCGGCGATCCCGTCTACGGTCCGGACGGGGCCGACCGTGCCCCGCGTCAGATGCTGCACGCCAGCGCGCTGCGTGTCGGTGCGATCGACGTGACCGCGCCCGATCCCGAGGACTTCGCCGAGGCCCTTCGACGTCTGCGCGGGACCTGA
- a CDS encoding putative zinc-binding metallopeptidase: MVRSRRSRNGSRSWWESASDRDLLDLRLRDLGLDWRDTWLADRVEQLHGELEARGLRLRPHVWLSTEWFSPDGIPGIAIPFFLAHERLMRLEKRMMLAVEGSSDRECMKLLRHEAGHAACTAYRLHRRPRWRDTFGPYGKPYPDSYVPRARSRNHVQHLRGWYAQAHPAEDFAETFAVWLAPNSRWRSRYRGWPALQKLEVVDSMMDSIAGRPTKVRSRRHVEPVSRSSMTLREYYEQKHERYGASFPSIFDEDLLVLFSSDPHFRRRPTAASFLRRARPHIRDVVGRWTGEVAYTVDHVIVDMINRCRELELRLTLSESKTFHEASVLVAVHTTRTIHRTPHRIML; encoded by the coding sequence ATGGTGAGGAGTCGACGATCGCGCAATGGGTCCAGGTCGTGGTGGGAGTCCGCCAGCGACCGCGATCTCCTCGATCTGCGGCTGCGTGACCTCGGCCTCGACTGGCGCGACACCTGGCTCGCCGATCGCGTCGAGCAGCTGCACGGCGAACTCGAAGCCCGGGGCCTCCGCCTGCGTCCCCACGTGTGGCTCTCGACCGAGTGGTTCAGCCCCGACGGCATCCCGGGCATCGCCATCCCGTTCTTCCTCGCCCACGAGCGGCTCATGCGCCTGGAGAAGCGCATGATGCTGGCGGTCGAAGGATCGAGCGACCGCGAGTGCATGAAGTTGTTGCGGCACGAGGCCGGCCACGCCGCCTGCACCGCCTACCGTCTGCACCGGCGTCCCCGCTGGCGCGACACCTTCGGCCCCTACGGGAAGCCCTACCCCGATTCGTACGTTCCCCGGGCACGCAGCCGCAACCACGTGCAGCACCTGCGTGGATGGTACGCACAGGCGCACCCCGCCGAGGATTTCGCCGAGACCTTCGCCGTGTGGCTCGCACCGAACAGCCGGTGGCGCAGCCGCTACCGTGGATGGCCCGCACTGCAGAAGCTCGAGGTCGTCGACTCGATGATGGACTCGATCGCAGGCCGGCCCACGAAGGTCCGCTCGCGTCGGCACGTCGAACCGGTGTCGCGCAGCTCCATGACCCTGCGCGAGTACTACGAACAGAAGCACGAGCGCTACGGCGCGAGTTTCCCGTCGATCTTCGACGAAGACCTTCTGGTGCTCTTCTCGTCCGATCCCCACTTCCGACGTCGGCCGACCGCCGCCTCGTTCCTGCGTCGCGCCCGCCCTCACATCCGTGACGTGGTCGGACGGTGGACCGGCGAGGTCGCCTACACCGTCGACCACGTGATCGTCGACATGATCAACCGCTGCCGCGAACTCGAGCTCCGGCTCACCCTGAGCGAGTCGAAGACCTTCCACGAGGCGAGCGTGCTCGTGGCCGTACACACCACGCGGACCATCCACCGCACACCCCATCGGATCATGTTGTGA
- a CDS encoding FlgD immunoglobulin-like domain containing protein, which produces MTLGRTARRPHLVPALAALLIAITFVVAPAPVTAHEGRSAEAASVLARVDGEDRAPTPTIVTAGTALRADDGHALRLVDLGDVRAPATAIDFELASTRSLRLEVLDLEGNLVRTLARGTWAEGSHQLAWHHDADDGQTLDHGLFLVRIVAEGTPSGLAAAR; this is translated from the coding sequence ATGACTCTCGGCCGCACGGCTCGCCGCCCCCACCTCGTCCCAGCGCTGGCTGCTCTCCTGATCGCCATCACCTTCGTGGTCGCACCGGCGCCCGTGACCGCGCACGAGGGCCGATCGGCAGAAGCAGCCAGTGTCCTGGCGCGGGTCGATGGCGAGGACCGCGCCCCGACTCCCACGATCGTGACCGCCGGCACCGCACTGCGAGCCGACGACGGCCATGCCCTGCGCCTCGTGGATCTCGGAGACGTCCGTGCCCCGGCGACGGCGATCGACTTCGAACTCGCGAGCACGCGTTCGTTGCGTCTCGAAGTCCTCGATCTCGAGGGCAACCTGGTCCGCACCTTGGCGCGCGGAACCTGGGCGGAAGGATCGCACCAGCTCGCATGGCACCACGACGCCGACGACGGTCAGACCCTCGACCACGGGCTCTTCCTGGTGCGCATCGTCGCCGAAGGGACACCCTCCGGCCTCGCCGCCGCTCGCTGA